DNA sequence from the Leuconostoc lactis genome:
GGGCGATTTTGGAGCTTTGTGCGAATAAAAAGTGCTTGAGGGCACATTCATGACCGCAAGCAACTTGGTTTGAGAATATTTCGCATTTTCAGACATATCGACGACGGCGCGCTCCGCTAAACTCATCGTCGGTTGGATTTTTTTATCTGTTCACGTGAGTATTTGTCCATTAAAGTGACTGCTTCACGCAAAATTTGGTTATCTTGTTCGAGTTCGGCAATTCTCGCTTCAAGTTCAGAGACTGTTTTCTTGGTAATTTTTTCGCCATTGTCACTCACCGCAGGTGAATACTCACGGACCCAGCGCCGAACGGCGCTTATTGAGATTTTATTTTCACGTGAAATTTGGCTTAATGTTTGTTTTTCATCCCAATGTAGGGCAGCGATAGCTGCCTTCTGTTCAGGGGAATAATAATTTCGTGTAGTCATAATAAAAAGACGCTCCTGCTGGTTTCATTTTACAGGAAATGGTTCTAAAAACCACTCCATGAAACTAGCATAAGCACCTTGTTGGATTATCATTGATCTGAGTTGCTGCAGCAAGAATGTCTATAACTTTATCATCGTCACAGAACCCTTTAACCAAAATAACATGTATACCGTCGTCCAGATACGATTGTTTTATCTCTCTAAATAATTTT
Encoded proteins:
- a CDS encoding transposase, translating into MTTRNYYSPEQKAAIAALHWDEKQTLSQISRENKISISAVRRWVREYSPAVSDNGEKITKKTVSELEARIAELEQDNQILREAVTLMDKYSREQIKKSNRR